Proteins encoded in a region of the Streptomyces sp. NBC_00310 genome:
- a CDS encoding aromatic ring-hydroxylating dioxygenase subunit alpha has protein sequence MFPLNTWYAAAWDTELGRTLLPRTIGERPLVLYRTTSGEAVALADACWHRLVPLSMGELHGDDVVCGYHGLAYGPNGRCTRMPAQETLNPSAAVASYPVVERHRFVWVWLGDPAAADPDLVPDLHWNDDPQWAGDGESIVLDCDYRLVLDNLMDLTHEQFLHADSLASDELSESEPEVAHDDRSVTLTRWMRGIEAPPFLGMQLRRKDPDYEGPVDRWQVIHYTAPSTITIDVGVAPAGTGAPEGDRSAGVNGRVLNTVTPATAGTCHYFWAFTRDYHLRDQSLTTLLRQNVSHVFGQDTEMLNAQQRAIEANPGHEFYNLNIDAGGMWVRRIIDAQVAREQGRDRTPPSRLAAVASTTRETA, from the coding sequence ATGTTCCCGCTGAATACCTGGTACGCCGCGGCATGGGACACCGAACTGGGTCGTACCCTGCTGCCGCGCACCATAGGCGAGCGCCCCCTCGTGCTCTACCGCACCACGTCCGGGGAGGCGGTGGCGCTCGCCGATGCCTGCTGGCACCGTCTCGTGCCGTTGTCGATGGGCGAGTTGCACGGTGACGACGTCGTCTGCGGCTATCACGGCCTCGCCTACGGACCGAACGGCCGCTGCACCCGGATGCCTGCCCAGGAGACCCTCAACCCGTCCGCCGCGGTCGCTTCGTACCCCGTCGTGGAGCGGCACAGGTTCGTCTGGGTCTGGCTCGGCGACCCCGCGGCGGCCGACCCCGATCTCGTCCCCGACCTGCACTGGAACGACGATCCGCAGTGGGCCGGGGACGGCGAGAGCATCGTCCTCGACTGCGACTACCGACTGGTCCTCGACAACCTCATGGACCTCACCCACGAGCAGTTCCTGCACGCCGACAGCCTCGCCAGCGACGAGCTCTCCGAGTCCGAGCCCGAGGTGGCCCACGACGACCGTTCGGTCACGCTCACCCGGTGGATGCGCGGAATCGAGGCACCCCCCTTCCTCGGCATGCAGTTGCGCCGGAAGGACCCCGACTACGAGGGGCCCGTCGACCGGTGGCAGGTCATCCACTACACCGCTCCCTCGACGATCACCATCGATGTCGGTGTCGCACCGGCCGGAACCGGTGCGCCGGAGGGCGACCGGAGCGCCGGCGTCAACGGCCGCGTGCTCAACACGGTGACACCCGCCACCGCCGGCACCTGCCACTACTTCTGGGCTTTCACCCGCGACTACCACCTCCGGGACCAGAGCCTGACCACCCTGCTCCGCCAGAACGTGTCGCACGTGTTCGGCCAGGACACCGAGATGCTCAACGCGCAGCAGCGGGCGATCGAGGCCAACCCGGGACACGAGTTCTACAACCTCAACATCGACGCCGGCGGGATGTGGGTGCGCCGGATCATCGACGCGCAGGTCGCCCGGGAACAGGGACGGGACCGCACGCCCCCGAGCCGCCTGGCCGCCGTCGCGTCCACGACGAGGGAGACGGCATGA
- a CDS encoding LysR family transcriptional regulator, with product MNTESRPSRPMAGLHRVDLNLLPLLAALLQHRSVTRAAQAVGLTQPAMSNALQRLRRTLGDELLVRVGRDYVLTTRADALIEPVNLILETATSQVLTPPTFDPATSGRTFRIAASSASALTVLPALSAMVAVSAPDVRLHLEAPASSMDLTRGEATADVALLPDTMPTSLPRERLYDESWVVVADANNDRIGATLTVDDLARLPHVVFEWERGRVGAQQALARMIPDLIVQVVVFEFLMIPSVVSGTNMIALLHRRLAQQLAPRNGLRIMEPPLPLPPLGVDLVWNPRGAGDPGLAWLREQLIRAVH from the coding sequence GTGAATACCGAGTCCCGGCCGTCGCGCCCCATGGCCGGCCTGCATCGCGTCGATCTCAATCTGCTCCCCCTGCTCGCCGCCCTTCTCCAGCACCGCAGTGTCACGCGCGCCGCCCAGGCGGTCGGGCTGACGCAGCCGGCCATGAGCAACGCCCTGCAGCGGCTACGGCGCACGCTCGGTGACGAGCTCCTCGTCCGGGTCGGCCGGGACTATGTACTCACCACGCGTGCCGACGCGCTGATCGAACCGGTCAACCTGATTCTGGAGACCGCCACCAGCCAGGTCCTCACGCCTCCGACGTTCGATCCGGCGACATCGGGCCGCACCTTCCGCATCGCCGCGTCCAGCGCCTCGGCTCTGACGGTCCTGCCCGCCCTGAGCGCGATGGTCGCCGTGTCCGCTCCGGATGTTCGTCTCCACCTGGAGGCGCCCGCGTCGTCGATGGACCTCACCCGCGGTGAGGCGACCGCCGACGTGGCGTTGCTGCCGGACACCATGCCGACCTCGCTCCCGAGGGAACGGCTCTACGACGAGAGCTGGGTGGTGGTCGCCGACGCGAACAACGACCGCATCGGGGCGACGCTGACCGTCGATGACCTCGCCCGGCTGCCTCATGTGGTGTTCGAGTGGGAGCGAGGACGGGTCGGCGCACAGCAGGCCCTCGCCCGGATGATCCCCGATCTCATCGTGCAGGTCGTCGTCTTCGAGTTCCTGATGATCCCCTCGGTGGTGAGCGGCACGAACATGATCGCGTTGTTGCACCGCCGACTGGCTCAGCAACTGGCGCCGCGCAACGGGCTGCGCATCATGGAGCCGCCTCTCCCCCTGCCGCCCCTCGGAGTCGATCTCGTGTGGAACCCGCGCGGCGCCGGCGATCCCGGACTCGCGTGGCTGCGGGAGCAGCTGATCCGCGCAGTTCATTGA
- a CDS encoding nuclear transport factor 2 family protein produces MPTTETDQHELRRLVENWALWRDAGDWERFATVWHPLDGWMTATWFQGPATDFIAVSREGFDNGVSILHFLGGHTADVVGDRAVAQTKMTINQRAEVDGVEVDVVCTGRFYDFCARHEGAWKIVRRQPVYEKDRLDLVDPSATLSLDRELLGRFPVGYRHLGYLQTKAGFTVKTGLPGLTGDVVQRLYEEGAKWLAGSATPGDPH; encoded by the coding sequence ATGCCGACAACCGAGACAGATCAGCACGAGCTCCGCCGGCTCGTCGAGAACTGGGCACTGTGGCGCGACGCCGGCGACTGGGAACGGTTCGCCACCGTGTGGCATCCCCTCGACGGCTGGATGACGGCCACGTGGTTCCAGGGGCCTGCGACGGACTTCATCGCCGTCAGCCGGGAGGGCTTCGACAACGGCGTCAGCATCCTGCACTTCCTCGGCGGACACACCGCCGACGTCGTGGGCGACCGGGCCGTCGCCCAGACCAAGATGACCATCAACCAACGGGCCGAGGTGGATGGGGTCGAGGTCGATGTCGTCTGCACCGGGCGCTTCTACGACTTCTGCGCGCGTCACGAGGGCGCGTGGAAGATCGTGCGTCGGCAGCCCGTCTACGAGAAGGACCGTCTCGACCTCGTCGATCCGTCCGCGACGCTCAGCCTGGACCGGGAGTTGCTGGGCCGTTTCCCCGTCGGCTACCGCCATCTCGGGTACCTGCAGACCAAGGCGGGCTTCACGGTGAAGACCGGGCTGCCGGGCCTGACGGGTGACGTCGTGCAGCGCCTCTACGAGGAAGGCGCGAAATGGCTGGCCGGCTCGGCCACTCCGGGCGATCCTCACTGA